Proteins found in one Takifugu rubripes chromosome 15, fTakRub1.2, whole genome shotgun sequence genomic segment:
- the pygma gene encoding glycogen phosphorylase, muscle form, which translates to MSKPLSDHDRKKQISVRGLAGVENVTDLKQNFNRHLHFTLVKDRNVATRRDYYFALAHTVRDHLMGRWIRTQQHYYEKDPKRVYYISLEFYMGRALQNTMVNLALENACDEAMYQMGLDMEELEDMEEDAGLGNGGLGRLAACFLDSMASLGLAGYGYGIRYEFGIFNQKIVNGWQVEEADDWLRFGNPWEKARPEYMRPVHFYGKTEHHADGVKWVDTQVVLALPYDTPIPGYRNNIVNTMRLWSAKAPCEFNLKDFNVGGYIQAVLDRNLAENISRVLYPNDNFFEGKELRLKQEYFVVSATLQDIIRRFKVSKFGSREIARTDFSKLPEKVAIQLNDTHPAMAIPELMRVLVDEEKLSWETAWDICVRTCAYTNHTVLPEALERWPVDLFAHLLPRHLEIVYEINRRHLERVAAKFPGDQDRLRRMSLIEEGGQKRINMAHLCIVGSHAVNGVAQIHSDILKATVFKDFYEMEPHKFQNKTNGITPRRWLVMCNPGLAEVIAERIGEDFIRDLDQLRSLCKYVNDEAFIRDVAKVKQENKMKLAVHLEDHYKVKINPNSMFDIQVKRIHEYKRQLLNCLHIITYYNRIKKEPNRQWTPRTIMIGGKAAPGYHTAKMIIRLITAIGEVVNNDPVVGDRLKVIFLENYRVTLAEKVIPAADLSEQISTAGTEASGTGNMKFMLNGALTIGTMDGANVEMAEEAGEGNLFIFGMRVDDVEALDKKGYHAGEYYNRLPELKQAIDQISGGFFSPKQPDLFKEIVNMLMHHDRFKVFADYEAYIKCQEDVNALYKNPKEWTKKAIYNIAGCGKFSSDRTIAQYAREIWGMEPTLEKLPSPDDI; encoded by the exons ATGTCTAAGCCCTTGTCAGACCACGACAGAAAGAAGCAGATTTCCGTGCGCGGCCTCGCCGGCGTGGAAAACGTCACGGACCTGAAGCAGAATTTCAACAGACACCTCCACTTCACGCTGGTCAAGGACAGGAATGTGGCGACCCGAAGGGATTACTACTTTGCTCTCGCCCACACGGTGCGGGACCACTTGATGGGCAGGTGGATCAGAACCCAGCAGCACTACTATGAGAAGGATCCCAAA CGTGTGTACTACATCTCCCTGGAGTTCTACATGGGTCGCGCCCTCCAGAACACCATGGTGAACCTGGCCCTGGAGAACGCCTGTGACGAGGCCATGTACCAG atgGGTCTGGACATGGAGGAactggaggacatggaggaagaTGCCGGTTTGGGAAACGGTGGTCTGGGCCGCCTTGCTG CCTGTTTCCTGGACTCCATGGCTTCGCTGGGTCTGGCTGGCTACGGTTACGGCATTCGCTATGAATTTGGTATCTTCAATCAGAAAATCGTCAATGGCTGGCAG GTTGAGGAGGCCGATGATTGGCTGCGCTTCGGTAACCCCTGGGAGAAGGCTCGCCCGGAGTACATGCGCCCCGTACACTTTTACGGCAAGACCGAGCATCATGCGGACGGCGTCAAATGGGTCGACACTCAG GTGGTGTTGGCTCTGCCGTACGATACCCCGATTCCAGGCTACAGGAACAACATCGTCAACACCATGAGGCTGTGGTCTGCAAAGGCTCCCTGCGAGTTCAACCTGAAAGACT TCAACGTTGGCGGCTACATCCAGGCCGTGTTGGACAGGAACCTGGCCGAGAACATCTCCCGCGTGCTGTATCCCAATGACAAC TTCTTTGAAGGAAAGGAGCTCCGTCTGAAGCAGGAGTACTTTGTAGTTTCTGCCACCCTGCAAGACATCATCCGCCGTTTcaaggtctccaagtttggctCCAGGGAAATTGCTCGCACGGATTTCAGCAAACTGCCTGAAAAG GTTGCCATCCAGCTGAACGACACCCACCCGGCCATGGCAATCCCTGAGCTGATGAGGGTCCTGGTGGATGAGGAGAAACTCAGCTGGGAAACG GCCTGGGACATctgcgtgcgcacgtgcgcCTACACCAACCACACGGTGCTTCCTGAGGCTCTGGAGAGATGGCCGGTCGACCTGTTTGCTCATCTGCTTCCTCGTCACTTGGAAATTGTCTACGAGATCAATCGTCGCCATCTAGAG AGAGTTGCTGCTAAGTTTCCTGGCGATCAGGATCGTCTGCGTCGTATGTCTCTCATTGAGGAGGGCGGGCAGAAGAGGATCAACATGGCCCACTTGTGCATCGTGGGCTCCCACGCCGTCAACGGCGTGGCCCAGATTCACTCAGACATCCTCAAAGCAACTGT CTTCAAGGATTTCTATGAAATGGAGCCGCACAAGTTCCAGAACAAGACCAATGGCATCACTCCCCGCCGCTGGCTGGTGATGTGCAACCCCGGGCTGGCAGAGGTCATCGCTGAG AGGATTGGTGAGGACTTCATCCGCGACCTGGACCAGCTGCGAAGCCTCTGCAAATACGTCAACGACGAGGCGTTCATCCGCGATGTCGCCAAAGTCAAGCAG GAAAACAAGATGAAGCTCGCCGTGCATCTGGAGGATCACTACAAGGTGAAGATCAACCCCAACTCCATGTTTGACATCCAGGTCAAAAGGATCCACGAGTACAAGCGCCAGCTGCTCAACTGTCTGCACATCATCACCTACTACAACC GCATCAAGAAGGAGCCGAACAGGCAGTGGACCCCAAGAACGATCATGATTGGAGGAAAG GCTGCTCCTGGGTACCACACAGCCAAGATGATCATCCGCCTGATCACAGCCATCGGCGAGGTGGTCAACAACGATCCCGTGGTTGGCGACCGCCTGAAAGTCATCTTTTTGGAGAATTACAGGGTCACACTGGCAGAGAAAG TCATCCCAGCGGCCGACCTGTCGGAGCAGATCTCCACAGCCGGCACTGAAGCCTCTGGAACCGGCAACATGAAGTTCATGCTGAACGGCGCCCTCACCATCGGCACCATGGACGGGGCCAACGTGGAGATGGCCGAGGAAGCCGGGGAGGGAAACCTCTTCATCTTCGGTATGAGGGTGGACGATGTGGAGGCCCTCGACAAGAAAGG ATACCACGCTGGGGAATATTACAACCGACTGCCTGAGCTGAAACAGGCCATTGACCAGATTTCTGGAGGCTTCTTTAGCCCAAAGCAGCCTGATCTGTTCAAAGAGATCGTCAACATGCTGATGCATCACGACAG ATTCAAGGTCTTTGCTGACTACGAAGCATACATTAAATGCCAGGAGGATGTCAACGCTCTTTACAAG AACCCCAAAGAATGGACCAAGAAGGCGATTTACAACATTGCCGGCTGTGGTAAGTTCTCCAGCGATCGCACCATCGCCCAGTACGCCCGTGAGATCTGGGGCATGGAGCCCACGCTGGAAAAACTCCCCAGTCCAGATGACATATAA
- the slc22a6l gene encoding solute carrier family 22 member 6, whose protein sequence is MAFGDLLDMVGGTGRFQIVHVTLLCVPVLMMASHNLLQNFVASVPPHHCSPHANVSALPLSAEEKLLVTAPLDLAGKPLRCQRYSAPRWRLLAANGSSAAEEDDYANPEEILDDLEGCEDGWSYAMRERTSSIISDWDLVCDLRSLKQMGQTVYMGGVLVGAGIFGALSDRYGRRILLIFSYLLMAVSGTCTAFSSSFSLFCLFRFGCGMALSGQSLNSFSLIVEWIPTRVRTVVGTITGYSYTFGQLILAAVAYFIRDWRWLTLAVSLPYYIFFLYAWWFHESSRWLFLNNKSERGIKNLQSVAKINGRPKESEKLDVKMVQESMKKELVGSQDSYSFLDLFRTPTMRLTTISLSAVWFSTSFAYYGLSMDLQKFGVDIYLIQVIFGAVDIPAKVVVTVAMSLLGRRPSQCGALVIAGVTILANLLVPHDQQTVRTGLAVLGKGCLAASFNCCYLYSGELYPTVIRQNGMGFVSMTARIGSMVAPMVLLAGDHIPWVPGLIYGGAPILSGVVGIFLPETLGSPLPDTIQDVEDRGSGRRPKKETKDANSQDNEANLMKQVV, encoded by the exons ATGGCGTTCGGTGACCTGCTGGACATGGTGGGGGGCACGGGACGTTTCCAGATCGTGCACGTGACCCTGCTCTGCGTCCCCGTGTTGATGATGGCCAGCCACAACCTGCTGCAGAACTTCGTGGCCTCTGTGCCTCCCCACCACTGCAGCCCCCACGCCAACGTGTCTGCGCTGCCCCTGAGCGCCGAGGAGAAGCTGCTCGTCACGGCGCCGCTGGACCTCGCCGGGAAGCCGCTGAGGTGCCAGCGCTACAGCGCGCCGCGGTGGCGCCTCCTGGCTGCCAATGGCAGCTCTGCGGCGGAGGAGGACGACTACGCCAACCCAGAGGAGATCCTCGACGACCTGGAGGGATGCGAGGACGGATGGTCGTACGCCATGAGGGAGAggacctccagcatcatctctGAC TGGGACCTGGTGTGTGACCTGCGCTCGCTGAAGCAAATGGGGCAGACCGTCTACATGGGAGGCGTGCTGGTTGGAGCTGGGATCTTCGGAGCGCTCTCCGATAG ATATGGCCGCCGCATCCTGCTGATCTTCTCCTACCTGCTAATGGCCGTCTCGGGAACGTGCACCGCCTTCTcgtcctccttttccctcttctgcCTGTTCCGCTTCGGCTGCGGCATGGCTCTGTCGGGCCAGTCCCTCAACAGCTTCTCGCTCA TCGTGGAGTGGATCCCAACTCGCGTGCGGACGGTGGTGGGGACGATAACGGGTTACTCCTACACCTTTGGGCAGCTGATCCTGGCCGCTGTTGCCTACTTCATCCGGGACTGGAGGTGGCTGACCCTGGCCGTGTCCCTGCCCTACTACATCTTCTTCCTTTACGCCTG GTGGTTCCATGAATCCTCCAGGTGGTTGTTCCTCAACAACAAGAGCGAGCGCGGCATCAAGAACCTGCAGAGTGTGGCCAAAATCAACGGGCGGCCCAAAGAAAGCGAAAAACTGGACGTTAAA ATGGTGCAAGAATCCATGAAAAAGGAGCTGGTTGGTTCCCAGGATTCCTACTCCTTCCTGGACCTTTTCCGCACACCCACCATGAGGCTGACGACCATCTCCCTCAGCGCCGTCTG GTTCTCGACCAGCTTCGCCTACTACGGCCTGTCCATGGACCTGCAGAAGTTCGGGGTGGACATCTACCTAATCCAGGTGATCTTCGGCGCGGTTGACATCCCCGCCAAGGTCGTCGTAACCGTGGCCATGAGCCTGCTGGGGCGGCGCCCGTCACAGTGCGGCGCCCTCGTCATCGCCGGGGTCACGATCCTGGCGAACCTGCTGGTGCCTCACG ATCAACAGACGGTGCGCACCGGTCTGGCCGTGCTGGGTAAAGGTTGCCTGGCGGCCTCCTTCAACTGCTGCTACCTTTACTCTGGAGAACTCTACCCAACCGTCATCCG CCAGAACGGCATGGGCTTCGTGTCCATGACTGCTCGCATAGGCTCCATGGTGGCCCCCATGGTGCTCCTAGCAGGGGACCACATCCCGTGGGTACCGGGCTTGATCTACGGGGGCGCTCCGATTCTCAGTGGGGTGGTTGGAATATTCCTTCCGGAGACCCTCGGCTCTCCCCTCCCTGATACCATACAAGACGTAGAAGACAG GGGATCTGGGAGAAGAcccaaaaaggaaacaaaggatGCAAACTCACAAGACAATGAGGCAAATCTAATGAAACAGGTTGTCTga